The sequence GCAGTTAAGCCCTACAGTGCTGATGGTACTGGGTTAACCCCCGGGAGAGTAAGTCGGCGCCACATTCATTAGATATAGAAGGTTAGTTAACACAAGATGTTAGCTAACCTTTTTTTGTATATCATATTTTATATACATTACTTCAATATCGTCGTACAAAGTAGAATAGGATAAGTGTAATTCGCATGAAATCAATCAGTTATCATACATCTACTTATAGAAAATACAGTTAAATAATAGAGTAATGTTTTAATTTATTTCATATCTTCCTAATACGTTTAAATTTAGTTTCTTCTCTAGAAATTGTGTATTAGCTTACTGATTGACCTTATTGAATCATTATAAAAATAAATAATTAAGTTGCTTAATAATCGGCTACTTAGATTAAGAACCAAATACATATAACTAATTCATATGAAAACATTTGAAGAATTTGCCGCCGCGTTTAGTGCGTTAGCATGGGGAACTCCATTGCTATTGTTACTTATGGGGGGAGGTTTGTTTTTTACAATCTATTCGAAGTTTTTACCCTTTAGGTATTTTAAACACGCCATCGATGTTCTTAGAGGTAAATTTGATGATCCTGAAGCAGAAGGAGATATAGATCATTACGAGGCGTTATCAGGAGCAATTGCAGCAACCGTGGGTATGGGAAATATCAGTGGTGTTGCGGTAGCATTGGTAACAGGTGGACCTGGAGCTATCTTTTGGATGTGGGTATCAGCATTATTAGGTATGGCGACAAAATTCTTTACTTGTACATTAGCAGTAATGTATAGAGGCCATGATAAAAACGGCCATGCTGAGGGAGGTCCAATGTATTTTATAGAAGAGGGACTTGGTAAAAAGTGGAAGCCTTTAGCCATGTTTTTCGCAGCAGCGGGTCTACTTGGTGTAACTCCAATGTTCCAAGCGAACCAATTAACAGAGGTGGTTAGAACGGTAGTTTTACCAGAAAGTATTACATCAATGGCGAGTACTAATGTAATTAATTTCACAATTGGTTTGGTAATTATGGCATTAGTATCAATTGTGATATTTGGAGGTATTGAGCGTATTGGAAGTGTTGCAGGAAAACTTGTACCAGTAATGGTGGTTTTATATACAGGTACTGTTTTGGCTATGATTGGATTAAACATCGAAAAATTACCTTCAATCATATCTTTAATAGTAACTGAAGCATTTACTTTTAAATCGGCAGCTGGTGGAGCATTAGGGGCAGTAGTTATTATTGGTGCAAAAAGAGCAGCTTTCTCTAATGAAGCTGGAATTGGT is a genomic window of Flammeovirga agarivorans containing:
- a CDS encoding alanine/glycine:cation symporter family protein, with the translated sequence MKTFEEFAAAFSALAWGTPLLLLLMGGGLFFTIYSKFLPFRYFKHAIDVLRGKFDDPEAEGDIDHYEALSGAIAATVGMGNISGVAVALVTGGPGAIFWMWVSALLGMATKFFTCTLAVMYRGHDKNGHAEGGPMYFIEEGLGKKWKPLAMFFAAAGLLGVTPMFQANQLTEVVRTVVLPESITSMASTNVINFTIGLVIMALVSIVIFGGIERIGSVAGKLVPVMVVLYTGTVLAMIGLNIEKLPSIISLIVTEAFTFKSAAGGALGAVVIIGAKRAAFSNEAGIGTAPMMHGASKTNEPVREGLVAMIGPFIDTIVVCSMTAFGILASGIYRPDMGDINGVLLTTEAFRAVFPVMGPIILSTCVLFFALTTLFSFSYYGTKCLGYLIGEERRHYFNYMYIILIVVGSVIKLEAILNLIDGAYATMAIPTMVAALLLSPKVKEAAIDYFHRMDDLEESKK